The following are encoded together in the Phaseolus vulgaris cultivar G19833 chromosome 9, P. vulgaris v2.0, whole genome shotgun sequence genome:
- the LOC137820170 gene encoding RING-H2 finger protein ATL2-like yields MAQEGGDEATPRFRERNPIHEDLDEKTYSLRGKIMLSAIVLLFFIVILMLCLHIYARWYLRRARRRQLRRHREFRRTQLMFSSAAPTAAAVSRGLDAAVLASLPVFTYDPKAHPENAPECAVCLSEFELGEPGRILPKCNHSFHTECIDMWFHSHATCPLCRAPVERTAEPEVVVTVDEPESGSGETPTGSASSPSSSVGTRKSSLVGVTVEVPPRDENLRDENSTSFRSPMSRMLSFTRILSRERRGNVSPSSCGGDCSSAAQCDAERGGREETQ; encoded by the coding sequence ATGGCTCAAGAGGGAGGAGATGAAGCGACACCAAGATTCAGAGAGAGAAACCCAATCCATGAAGATTTGGACGAGAAGACTTACAGTCTCAGGGGAAAAATCATGCTCTCAGCGATCGTTCTACTCTTCTTCATCGTCATTTTAATGCTCTGTCTCCACATCTACGCGCGCTGGTACCTCAGACGCGCGCGCCGCCGTCAGCTCCGCCGCCACCGCGAGTTCCGCCGTACGCAGCTCATGTTCTCCAGCGCCGCTCCCACCGCCGCCGCGGTCTCCCGCGGCCTCGACGCCGCTGTCCTCGCCTCGCTGCCCGTGTTCACTTACGACCCCAAGGCACACCCGGAAAACGCGCCGGAATGCGCGGTCTGCTTGTCGGAGTTCGAACTGGGCGAACCGGGCCGGATCTTGCCGAAGTGTAACCACAGCTTCCACACGGAATGCATCGACATGTGGTTTCACTCGCACGCCACGTGTCCGCTCTGTCGCGCACCGGTCGAGCGCACGGCTGAACCGGAAGTTGTTGTAACAGTAGACGAACCGGAATCCGGTTCGGGTGAGACCCCAACCGGTTCTGCATCTTCTCCTTCCTCTTCGGTTGGTACGAGGAAATCTTCGTTGGTTGGTGTAACCGTTGAGGTGCCTCCGCGGGACGAGAATTTGCGTGACGAGAATTCGACGTCGTTTCGGTCGCCGATGAGTCGCATGTTGTCGTTTACGAGGATTCTGAGCAGGGAACGGAGGGGGAACGTGTCGCCGTCGTCTTGCGGCGGTGACTGTAGCTCCGCCGCCCAGTGCGACGCGGAGCGAGGTGGGCGCGAGGAGACTCAGTGA